The Streptomyces sp. V4I8 genome includes the window AGTTGCGGACGTAGAGGCCGGAGACCTGGTAGCCGACGTGCTTGAGGTTGTAGTCGGTCACCGAGGCGATGATGCCCGGGCGGGCGGTCACGAAGAAGAGGGAGACGCCGTGCTGCTGGGCGTACTCGGCGACCTCCAGCACCGGCTCGTTGGCCGGCTGCGGGTAGCTGAAGCCGAAGTCCGTCTCCAGGGTGGTGTTGTCGATGTCGAAGACGATCGCCTGCTTCTCACCCGGCTTGGTGCTCGCGATCCGCTGCTTCAGCTCGGGCAGCGCCTGGCCCATCACGGCCTGGCAGTCCTTCTGCCAGGTGTCGTAGTCGACGTCCTCGGCGGCGGCCGTGGTCGTGGCCGTGGAGGCGCTCGTAGCGGTGGCCGCCGTCGCGGCTTCGGCGGGGACCGCGAGGGTCACGAGGGCGGCCGCGGAGACGGTTCCGGCCGCGATACGGCGCGCCCAGGGGCGGCGAAGCGTCATGTGGGGGGTCCTCTCACGTCACGTGCGCTGTGTTGTTGTCGCGTGCATGTTCGTGGGTGGGGATGGCGTGAGGGGAAAGATAAAGTTACTGAGGGGTAAGTCGTCAGAGGCGTGCGTCACTTAATGCCGAGTGGGTCAGTCCTCGGCGCCGTTGAGCCGGATGTGGGCGGGGAGCCGGTCCGCGTTCAGCAGCCGCTCCAGCTGGTGGACGGCGTCCGCGCGGTCCATTTCCGCCCGGCCGTTGCGGATCAGCCAGTAGGCGAGTCGCTGCAGCAACTCGACCTGGGACTCCTCGTCCAGCTCTACCGTCAGTTCGCGTTCGCGGTCCCGGCGTTCCAGGAGCATGGCCAGGGCGGCGTCGTACAACGCCTTGCGGCCGCGCGGCAGGAAGCCCCGGCGTTCGCGGTGCAGGGCGCAGATCAGGGCGCACATCAACGGGCTGGTCGCGAGACGGCCCAGGTCCTGCTTGGTGGGGACCGAGTCCAGCAGGGCCTCGCCCAGGGCCGGGTCCGCGCCGGCCGCCTCGTGCCAGCGGCGTACGAACACCGCTATGTCGTCGCGGCTCATGGGGGAGAGGGTGAGCTCGGTGAAGTCCTCGCCGCCCAGCCATTCGTCCCGTACGGCGGACGGGCGCGAGGTCACCAGCCACAGGTTGCCGGGGAACGCGGCGAGGAGGTCGGCGAGCCAGCGCCGGGTGCGGGCACGTTCCTGCTCCGGGAGCTCGTCGACACCGTCGATCAGCAGCACGCCCCGTCCGGCGGCGAGCACGCGGTCCGCCCAGTCGGGCGGCTGGGAGCCGGTGACCGGGCAGCTGACCGCGCTCAGAAAGTCGCCGGGCACGGGGAGGCGGGCGCCTTGGCGAGTGAGGGTGCGCAGCGGCAGGACGAAGGCCACGCGGCCCATGAGATGGGCGAGTCGACCGGTCAGCTCCTCCTGGCGGGCGGTGGTGACGGCCAGCCACTGCACCAGGGTGGTCTTCCGGAGCCGGCCACTCCGCGCAGCAACACGCGCTCGTGCCCGGCCAGGGCCTGTTCGGCGGGCTGGGGTGCGGCCGCGGTCCGGCCGAGCGTCACCTGATCCTCGGGCAGTGCGCGGATCTCCAGGTCCCGCGTGGCCTCCAGGCTCAGGTAGGCCGTGTCGAGCGGCCAGTCGGGGCACTCGTTCAGGTCGATGCCGTAGATGGTGAGACGGCTGTGCCTGGTCGCAAGGTACCGCGCGTACTGCTGCTCGAAGGCCGCGTCCTGCGCGGTGCGCGAGGTCAGGCGCTCGACGAGGACGTCGGTGAGCCGGATCATCCGGTCCAGCTGCCGGCTCTGCTCGACGAGGGTGTGGGCGACAAAGGTGGACCGCTGGGTGAAGAAGTGCAGGATGTGCAGGCAGGCGCTGTGGAGGAGAC containing:
- a CDS encoding HAD family acid phosphatase, whose product is MTLRRPWARRIAAGTVSAAALVTLAVPAEAATAATATSASTATTTAAAEDVDYDTWQKDCQAVMGQALPELKQRIASTKPGEKQAIVFDIDNTTLETDFGFSYPQPANEPVLEVAEYAQQHGVSLFFVTARPGIIASVTDYNLKHVGYQVSGLYVRNFGDLFKDVAAYKTAQRVAIENKGYTIIANIGNSATDLSGGHAEKTYKLPDYDGQLS